A single window of Gammaproteobacteria bacterium DNA harbors:
- a CDS encoding GNAT family N-acetyltransferase: protein MLHADSLAFQTAVEINHSDGGIRPARLDDLPSLLELERRFPTDRLSRRSLRRLILQTQTGLFVYEENGVVIGDIVVLYRRNSTRARLYSLIVHPACQGRGIATALLSVAERAATQRGCDVLSLEVRADNGAALHLYQKMGYTVIARVENYYDDQSPALRLEKEVGRSCAFFASLPAALERPGCTSCTPVR, encoded by the coding sequence GTGCTCCACGCTGACAGCCTCGCATTTCAGACGGCGGTTGAGATTAATCATTCGGATGGCGGGATACGTCCCGCCCGGCTGGATGATCTGCCCTCGCTGCTGGAACTGGAACGGCGCTTCCCCACCGACCGGCTGTCGCGGCGCAGCCTGCGGCGGCTGATCCTACAGACTCAGACCGGTCTGTTTGTCTATGAAGAGAACGGCGTGGTGATAGGTGACATCGTGGTGCTGTACCGGCGCAATTCCACGCGCGCGCGCTTGTACTCGCTCATTGTGCATCCAGCCTGCCAAGGCCGCGGCATTGCCACGGCCTTGTTGAGCGTTGCCGAGCGTGCGGCCACTCAACGCGGCTGCGATGTCCTGTCGCTTGAGGTGCGGGCAGACAATGGCGCAGCGTTGCACCTCTACCAAAAGATGGGCTACACCGTGATCGCACGGGTGGAAAATTATTACGACGATCAGTCTCCCGCATTGCGCCTGGAGAAAGAAGTAGGTCGCTCCTGCGCTTTCTTCGCTTCGCTTCCCGCTGCGCTCGAAAGGCCAGGGTGTACGTCCTGTACACCCGTTCGGTAG
- a CDS encoding acetoin utilization protein AcuC, with translation MNSPVCVFVGDELARYGFGHGHPFGSDRMQAFWDEAVRLGLDKRVQTCAPALATQEQIERFHGHEYVERVKAQSESGEGFLDYGDTPAFPGVYEAAAYVVGTSLAAMERVLSGECRRAFVPIAGLHHARRDGAAGFCVFNDCGVVIETLRVVHGIRRVAYVDIDAHHGDGVYYAFEDDPEMFFADLHEDGRYLYPGTGAAHEHGRGAAAGAKLNIPMRPGADDRDFRAAWPAVVEAMLACSDR, from the coding sequence ATGAATAGTCCGGTCTGCGTCTTTGTAGGCGATGAACTGGCCCGCTACGGTTTCGGTCACGGCCACCCGTTTGGGTCCGATCGCATGCAGGCGTTTTGGGATGAGGCGGTGCGGCTCGGACTCGATAAACGGGTGCAGACCTGTGCGCCGGCGCTGGCGACGCAGGAGCAGATCGAGCGCTTTCACGGCCACGAGTACGTGGAGCGGGTGAAGGCGCAATCGGAGAGCGGCGAGGGCTTTCTCGACTATGGCGACACCCCGGCCTTTCCCGGCGTCTACGAGGCGGCGGCCTATGTGGTGGGCACGTCGCTGGCCGCGATGGAGCGGGTGCTAAGCGGCGAGTGCCGGCGCGCCTTCGTGCCCATTGCCGGGCTGCACCACGCGCGCCGCGACGGCGCGGCGGGTTTCTGCGTGTTCAACGATTGCGGCGTGGTGATCGAGACCCTGCGGGTGGTGCACGGTATAAGGCGTGTCGCCTATGTGGACATAGACGCCCATCACGGCGACGGCGTGTACTACGCCTTTGAAGACGATCCCGAGATGTTCTTTGCCGATCTGCACGAGGACGGGAGGTATCTCTATCCGGGCACCGGGGCGGCCCACGAACACGGACGCGGCGCGGCAGCGGGCGCCAAACTCAACATCCCGATGCGGCCCGGCGCCGATGACCGGGATTTCCGCGCCGCCTGGCCGGCGGTGGTGGAAGCTATGCTGGCGTGCTCAGACCGGTAA
- a CDS encoding DUF2156 domain-containing protein, with amino-acid sequence MLNQLDEPPGSRPRDTRLRWSEPNSTPDNVLTLHVNTAFPNRYLAIEGHKLYPFTTDIKPLFETYQRRSQVPLSDYTFANNIIWLSQKSGFYQIIEDCFCLFCLTGDGLTMPLPPLGAPERQYAALAACFEIMDGYNATPYLGKVEFVYRDFLQVMPLHLEEDTVFPTVSGGAWLVERSLPDYIYSTSDLIGLKGNAYKTKRSEINQFRRIHPDHHMETLGPQHWDGIRDLVNTWLQNRLKYLPPTDIANFLCTAELERTAINRALEHYDPLQLEGLCLFIGDRLEGFTFAERITPDVASVLVEKTNFMIPGAAQYLFRELAKTYTDCTYINVGDDLGLENLRKVKMSYRPALFGEKFTLTRHCAPR; translated from the coding sequence ATGCTGAATCAACTTGACGAACCTCCCGGTAGTCGCCCGCGCGATACCCGTTTGCGATGGAGTGAACCGAATTCCACGCCTGACAATGTGCTCACCCTCCATGTCAACACGGCCTTCCCCAACCGTTACCTCGCCATCGAAGGCCACAAGCTGTATCCCTTCACCACCGATATCAAACCGTTGTTCGAGACCTATCAGCGGCGCAGCCAAGTCCCGCTCTCCGATTACACCTTCGCCAACAACATCATCTGGCTGTCGCAGAAGAGCGGCTTTTATCAGATCATCGAAGACTGTTTTTGCCTGTTTTGCCTGACCGGCGACGGGCTCACCATGCCGCTGCCGCCTCTCGGCGCGCCCGAGCGTCAATACGCCGCGCTCGCCGCCTGCTTCGAGATCATGGACGGCTACAACGCCACACCCTATCTCGGTAAGGTCGAATTCGTATACCGTGATTTTCTTCAGGTCATGCCGCTCCACCTCGAGGAAGACACCGTATTCCCGACCGTGAGCGGCGGCGCCTGGCTGGTGGAACGCAGCCTGCCCGATTACATCTATTCGACCTCCGACCTGATTGGGCTCAAGGGCAACGCCTACAAGACCAAGCGCAGCGAGATCAATCAGTTCCGGCGTATCCACCCCGATCACCACATGGAGACCCTGGGCCCGCAGCACTGGGACGGCATCCGCGATCTGGTCAACACCTGGCTGCAGAATCGCCTGAAGTACCTGCCCCCGACGGACATCGCCAATTTTCTCTGCACCGCCGAACTGGAACGCACCGCCATCAACCGCGCGCTGGAGCATTACGACCCACTGCAACTGGAGGGCCTGTGCCTGTTCATCGGCGACCGGCTGGAGGGCTTCACCTTCGCCGAGCGCATCACGCCGGATGTGGCGAGTGTGCTGGTGGAAAAAACCAACTTCATGATCCCCGGCGCCGCGCAGTATCTGTTCCGCGAACTGGCCAAGACCTACACCGACTGCACCTACATCAACGTGGGCGACGATCTCGGTCTGGAAAACCTGCGCAAGGTCAAGATGAGCTACCGGCCCGCCTTGTTCGGCGAGAAGTTCACCTTAACCCGCCACTGTGCTCCACGCTGA